In a single window of the Porites lutea chromosome 14, jaPorLute2.1, whole genome shotgun sequence genome:
- the LOC140924264 gene encoding uncharacterized protein, with amino-acid sequence MSSAQFVSTPSPSCSKETSNKKPAMFWTEEHDVILVREMLANSHFAGTKRGTVQRGRKWNEISERLLQVEAPKFKVDQRGVRERYGLLAKAYRRKIREAERASGISTPELTEVEQALEDLIVREDEADRDQQETAAQKRKVKEDKKDAEEVRKRAMERLGDRMKRSEIEGKGKKRRSSGNNTLEYLKERNEMLDEFKKEELELKKQELQQEAKKNEAMMKLMSQQLAQQQKQIDGFQTMMITMFSKFLEK; translated from the exons ATGAGCTCTGCTCAGTTTGTCTCGACCCCCTCCCCGTCATGTTCAAAggaaacaagcaacaaaaagccagc GATGTTCTGGACAGAGGAACATGATGTCATTTTAGTCAGAGAAATGCTAGCGAACAGCCACTTTGCTGGCACGAAACGTGGGACAGTTCAAAGAGGTCGGAAGTGGAACGAAATCTCTGAGCGTCTTTTGCAAGTAGAAGCCCCCAAATTTAAGGTTGACCAGAGAGGTGTTAGAGAAAGGTATGGTCTACTTGCCAAAGCATACAGGAGGAAAATTAGAGAGGCGGAAAGAGCAAGTGGGATTAGCACCCCAGAATTGACAGAGGTAGAGCAAGCCCTGGAAGACCTCATTGTGAGAGAAGATGAGGCTGATCGAGACCAACAGGAGACAGCAGCACAAAAGAGGAAGGTAAAGGAAGATAAGAAAGATGCTGAGGAAGTGAGAAAGAGGGCAATGGAGAGGCTGGGAGACAGAATGAAAAGAAGTGAGATTGAAGGAAAGGGGAAGAAAAGAAGATCAAGTGGAAACAACACCCTGGAGTATCTAAAGGAGAGGAATGAAATGttggatgaatttaaaaaagagGAGCTGGAGCTGAAAAAGCAGGAGTTGCAGCAAGAAGCCAAGAAGAATGAAGCTATGATGAAGTTGATGAGCCAGCAGCTGGCACAGCAACAGAAGCAAATTGATGGATTCCAGACCATGATGATAACCATGTTTTCTAAATTTTTGGAGAAGTGA